In Musa acuminata AAA Group cultivar baxijiao chromosome BXJ2-8, Cavendish_Baxijiao_AAA, whole genome shotgun sequence, one genomic interval encodes:
- the LOC135618541 gene encoding F-box/kelch-repeat protein SKIP11-like, with protein sequence MLEDRPYLISRVFERTSEQESNWSFLACHFHESLDSKKRLLDEELEEEEVENRAKRKKSLQQSNTSDTQGTKRPLDDSNGSNNFNRLTGDIIINCLLHLSRSNYGAVASVNHVFRSLIRSGEVYQARRQLGVTEHWVYFSCSALEWEAYDPYRGHWIRVPKMPGSPTENFMLSDKESLAVGTELLVFGQELNSYIVQRYSILTNSWSPGVVMNSPRCLFGSASLDGKAIVAGGTHGRTILSTAELYNSETQTWETLPNMSRARKMCSGVFMDGKFYVIGGIDSDNKVLTCGEEYDLKRCSWRLIPDMSAGLNGASGAPPLVAVVNNELYAAHYANKVVLKYNKENNTWVTLGKLPERSVSMNGWGLAFRACGEQLIVIGGQRGCHGGMIELNSWVPNGGPPEWDMIASKHSGSFVYNCAVMGC encoded by the coding sequence ATGTTGGAAGACCGCCCTTATTTGATCTCCAGGGTGTTCGAAAGAACCTCTGAGCAAGAATCCAATTGGAGTTTCTTGGCATGCCATTTCCACGAGTCGTTGGACAGCAAGAAACGCCTACTAGATGAGgaattggaagaagaagaagtagagaaTCGAGCTAAGAGGAAGAAGTCACTGCAGCAATCCAATACCTCTGATACCCAAGGTACGAAGCGGCCTCTTGATGATTCTAATGGTTCCAACAACTTCAACCGGCTCACCGGGGATATAATCATTAACTGTCTTCTGCATCTCTCTCGGTCCAATTACGGTGCTGTTGCATCTGTCAACCATGTCTTCCGCTCGTTAATTCGGAGTGGAGAGGTCTACCAGGCGCGCCGCCAGCTGGGAGTCACCGAGCATTGGGTCTATTTCTCATGCAGCGCCCTCGAATGGGAGGCATACGATCCCTACCGTGGACATTGGATTAGGGTTCCAAAGATGCCCGGTAGTCCTACCGAAAACTTCATGCTCTCAGATAAGGAGTCGCTTGCCGTGGGCACTGAGCTTCTTGTTTTTGGCCAGGAGTTGAACTCATACATCGTACAGAGATACAGCATTCTGACAAATTCTTGGTCACCTGGAGTTGTAATGAATTCACCTAGATGTTTATTTGGATCTGCTAGTCTTGATGGGAAAGCTATTGTAGCCGGTGGCACCCATGGTCGCACTATTTTGAGCACCGCAGAACTCTACAATTCGGAGACTCAAACCTGGGAGACGTTGCCTAATATGAGTAGAGCACGGAAGATGTGTTCGGGGGTATTCATGGATGGAAAGTTTTATGTAATTGGCGGAATAGATAGTGATAACAAGGTGTTGACATGTGGGGAGGAGTATGATCTGAAGCGATGCTCATGGCGGTTAATTCCAGACATGTCCGCTGGTCTCAATGGTGCGAGTGGTGCACCTCCACTCGTTGCCGTCGTGAACAATGAGCTTTATGCAGCTCATTATGCCAATAAGGTGGTGTTGAAGTACAACAAGGAGAATAACACATGGGTAACATTGGGAAAGTTGCCTGAGAGATCTGTCTCGATGAATGGTTGGGGTCTTGCATTCCGAGCATGTGGTGAGCAGCTAATAGTAATTGGTGGCCAGCGAGGATGTCATGGAGGAATGATCGAGCTAAATTCTTGGGTTCCAAATGGAGGGCCACCTGAGTGGGACATGATTGCTAGCAAGCATTCGGGTAGCTTTGTTTATAACTGTGCCGTGATGGGCTGCTGA
- the LOC135618150 gene encoding myb-related protein 306-like, with translation MGRPPCCDKDGVKKGPWTPEEDIVLVSYIQEHGPGNWRAVPTNTGLMRCSKSCRLRWTNYLRPGIKRGNFTDQEEKLIIHLQALLGNRWAAIASYLPARTDNDIKNYWNTHLKKKLEGGADCQKSSGRQQSYRSISKGQWERCLQTDIHVAKRALCEALSIEECDGRSSITRPSVYASSTENISRLLEGWGIAPASSASSQGSASTSRCITSSLEPLESLFGLGDSARESSSEPPFSLLESWLLDVESVGNGQESFLDVAIDGTGEMF, from the exons ATGGGAAGACCACCGTGCTGCGACAAAGATGGCGTGAAGAAAGGACCTTGGACACCAGAGGAGGACATAGTATTGGTGTCCTACATCCAAGAACATGGTCCAGGGAACTGGAGAGCTGTTCCTACCAACACTG GCTTAATGAGATGCAGCAAGAGCTGCAGGCTCAGGTGGACAAACTACCTTCGGCCGGGAATCAAGCGTGGCAACTTCACTGATCAGGAGGAGAAGCTTATAATCCACCTCCAAGCTCTTCTAGGCAACAG ATGGGCAGCTATCGCTTCTTATCTACCAGCGAGGACGGACAACGACATCAAGAATTACTGGAAcacgcatctgaagaagaagctCGAAGGCGGTGCCGATTGCCAGAAGAGCAGCGGCAGGCAACAAAGCTACCGCTCCATCTCCAAAGGCCAGTGGGAACGGTGTCTCCAGACCGACATCCACGTGGCGAAGCGAGCTCTGTGCGAGGCTTTGTCCATAGAGGAGTGTGATGGACGCAGCTCCATCACCAGGCCTTCGGTCTACGCGTCGAGCACCGAGAACATATCTCGGCTTCTCGAAGGATGGGGCATCGCTCCGGCGAGTTCAGCGTCCAGCCAGGGAAGCGCGAGCACTTCCCGCTGCATCACGTCGTCGCTGGAGCCGCTCGAGTCGCTGTTCGGACTCGGAGATTCAGCGCGGGAGTCGTCGTCCGAGCCACCCTTCTCGTTGCTGGAGTCATGGCTGCTTGACGTCGAGAGCGTCGGAAACGGGCAAGAGAGCTTTCTCGACGTAGCAATCGATGGCACAGGCGAAATGTTCTGA
- the LOC135618200 gene encoding sphinganine C4-monooxygenase 1-like, producing MAFAASDELLGTFVPVAVYWVYSGIYVLLGDLENYRLHTKAEENAKNIVSKWTVVKGVLLQQAFQIAVSLLLFTVIKDESGAARPQPSVPVIIAQFIVAMFVLDTWQYFMHRYMHVNKFLYKHVHSKHHTLVVPYAFGALYNHPLEGLLLDTIGGALAFLVSGMTPRTGIFFFSFATVKTVDDHCGLWLPGNLLHVFFSNNSAYHDVHHQLYGSKYNFSQPFFVMWDKILGTYMPYSLERRKEGGFEARPIKLKS from the exons ATGGCTTTCGCTGCGTCGGATGAGTTGTTGGGCACGTTCGTCCCCGTTGCAGTCTACTGGGTGTACTCCGGCATCTACGTCTTGCTCGGCGATCTCGAGAACTACAGACTGCACACCAAAGCCGAAGAGAACGCGAAGAACATCGTCTCCAAATGGACAGTCGTCAAAGGCGTCCTCCTTCAGCAGGCTTTCCAGATCGCCGTTTCCCTTCTCCTGTTCACC GTCATCAAGGACGAAAGCGGAGCAGCAAGGCCTCAACCCTCAGTGCCGGTGATCATCGCCCAGTTCATCGTCGCCATGTTTGTGCTGGACACATGGCAGTACTTCATGCACAGGTACATGCACGTCAACAAGTTCCTGTACAAGCACGTCCACTCCAAACACCACACCCTCGTCGTCCCCTACGCCTTCGGCGCGCTGTACAACCATCCGCTGGAGGGGCTACTGCTCGACACCATCGGCGGAGCGCTCGCCTTCCTCGTCTCCGGCATGACGCCGCGGAccggcatcttcttcttctccttcgccaCCGTGAAGACCGTCGACGACCACTGCGGGCTGTGGTTGCCGGGGAACCTGCTCCACGTGTTCTTCAGCAACAACAGCGCCTACCATGACGTCCACCATCAGCTCTACGGCAGCAAGTACAACTTCTCGCAGCCCTTCTTCGTGATGTGGGACAAGATTCTGGGGACCTACATGCCCTACTCGCTCgagaggaggaaggagggagGTTTCGAAGCCCGGCCAATCAAACTCAAGAGCTGA
- the LOC135618387 gene encoding NAC domain-containing protein 90-like, translating to MSSFPPGYRFYPTEEELIGFYLRNKLEHRGEDVMEQVVPVAHVHRFDPWQLPPISGEPCRRDEEQWFFFCPRQEREAHGGRPTRITASGYWKATGSPTLVYSSMNRVMGKKRTMVFYRGRAPNGTKTQWKMNEYRALEESAASTIHSSAAQKFRSEFTLCRIHTKSGSSRSFDRRPSEAVAPANTDAQKPVSAKRSLSHDSTSSDGNGSQRALRRRGEDDARLENDNSELLQDWF from the exons ATGAGCAGTTTCCCGCCGGGGTATCGTTTCTACCCAACCGAAGAAGAATTGATCGGTTTCTATCTTCGGAACAAGCTGGAGCACCGCGGAGAAGACGTGATGGAGCAGGTCGTCCCCGTGGCTCATGTGCACCGCTTCGATCCATGGCAGCTTCCTC CGATATCGGGAGAGCCATGCAGGCGAGACGAGGAACAATGGTTCTTCTTCTGCCCGAGGCAGGAGAGAGAGGCCCACGGAGGGCGACCGACCCGTATCACGGCGTCGGGGTACTGGAAGGCCACCGGTTCTCCCACCCTCGTGTACTCCTCCATGAACCGCGTCATGGGTAAGAAGAGGACCATGGTCTTCTACCGGGGAAGGGCTCCCAATGGAACCAAGACCCAATGGAAGATGAACGAGTATCGAGCACTTGAGGAAAGTGCGGCCTCCACCATTCACTCGAGTGCAGCACAGAAG ttTCGCAGCGAGTTCACCTTGTGCCGAATACACACCAAGTCAGGCTCCAGCAGATCATTCGATCGACGTCCTTCTGAAGCCGTCGCACCGGCTAATACAGACGCACAGAAACCGGTTTCAGCAAAGAGGTCTTTATCTCACGATAGCACTTCCTCCGACGGCAATGGCTCCCAGCGCGCCCTGCGACGacgaggagaggatgatgcgaggCTGGAGAACGACAATTCCGAGCTGTTGCAAGACTGGTTCTGA